A DNA window from Hordeum vulgare subsp. vulgare chromosome 1H, MorexV3_pseudomolecules_assembly, whole genome shotgun sequence contains the following coding sequences:
- the LOC123408061 gene encoding zinc finger CCCH domain-containing protein 34-like — protein MVSAAAEEGEDPRWRRSNTDCVFFLVSRVSCTKGSKCEYRHCEGARFNPRNCWYWFHGSCVNPSCTFRHPPMENFNRTKSLTVPPSSDGSVSVKTANPCYFYYSSGCKKGDNCPFLHEPIPNTESAISSEATTFNPAVNENFSGDEMVEASEEAHVSPCQDTLYHIKKCHPKEVPESIYLEFDGPISVTPETSIDMGEYIKCFTHSDQSSEYSTMEDAEQDGSRDSSPGFDVLVDDGLSNKNDLEKQLAQKRDAQVLHAKYDIGDPACYDRDYYDSWYYGQAFCSFDDQHAYLSHPEGVQDPDVETTLGHILHNTRDLARPSFDEFDRMFFNSSFISSAADDVFPHQHNETRHTSKRRPEKRKGAKSRKGRTKKRRGLEPVCGFQGIESRSTHYRQESLMEECPESVVRATFRGQKKKRRGKQHNVISARFSEHPTTDFTGPKTLAQIKEDNCISKSRLSHSAARMPHGGTFSNDFEGPKSLTELMKAKGGISISQRTLL, from the exons ATGGTCtccgcggcggcggaggagggcgaGGACCCGCGCTGGAGGAGGAGCAACACGGACtgcgtcttcttcctcgtctcccgCGTCAGCTGTACCAAG GGGTCCAAATGCGAGTACCGCCACTGCGAGGGCGCGCGGTTCAACCCCAGGAACTGCTGGTACTGGTTCCACGGCAGCTGCGTCAACCCAAGCTGCACCTTTCGCCACCCT CCAATGGAAAATTTCAACAGAACGAAGTCCTTGACAGTCCCACCCTCATCAGATGGTTCTGTTTCTGTCAAGACAGCCAATCCTTGTTATTTCTACTATAGCTCTGGCTGCAAAAAAGGTGACAATTGCCCCTTCCTACATGAGCCAATCCCTAACACTGAATCAGCGATTTCTTCTGAGGCAACTACTTTCAATCCTGCTGTCAATGAAAATTTctctggagatgagatggttgagGCATCGGAGGAGGCTCACGTAAGTCCTTGTCAGGACACCTTGTACCACATAAAGAAATGCCACCCAAAAGAAGTTCCTGAGTCAATATATCTCGAATTTGATGGTCCTATTTCTGTCACACCTGAAACTTCAATTGACATGGGTGAATACATAAAATGTTTCACCCACTCAGATCAGAGCTCAGAATATTCAACAATGGAGGATGCAGAGCAAGATGGAAGTCGTGATTCCTCCCCTGGATTTGATGTGCTCGTTGATGATGGGCTCTCTAACAAGAATGATCTTGAGAAACAATTGGCACAGAAAAGAGATGCTCAGGTGCTTCATGCTAAATATGATATTGGAGATCCAGCCTGTTATGATAGGGATTATTATGATTCATGGTACTATGGGCAAGCATTTTGTAGCTTTGATGATCAACATGCTTATCTTAGTCATCCTGAAGGAGTTCAAGACCCTGATGTTGAGACCACTTTGGGACACATACTACACAATACAAGAGACCTTGCAAGgccaagttttgatgagtttgACAGAATGTTTTTCAATTCCAGCTTCATCAGCTCAGCGGCAGATGATGTGTTTCCTCATCAGCATAATGAGACAAGACACACTTCAAAGAGAAGACCTGAGAAGAGAAAAGGTGCCAAGAGCAGGAAGGGTCGCACTAAGAAGCGTCGGGGTCTTGAACCCGTCTGTGGTTTCCAAGGCATTGAATCAAGATCCACTCATTACAGGCAAGAGTCCTTGATGGAGGAGTGTCCTGAGTCTGTTGTCCGTGCTACCTTCAGGGGACAGAAGAAGAAACGTAGAGGAAAACAGCACAATGTAATTTCTGCTAGATTTTCTGAACACCCTACCACAGATTTTACTGGGCCGAAGACCCTAGCTCAGATAAAAGAAGATAATTGTATATCCAAGTCACGCCTTAGCCACTCTGCTGCTCGCATGCCTCATGGGGGGACTTTCTCAAATGATTTTGAAGGGCCCAAATCTCTGACAGAGCTTATGAAGGCTAAGGGTGGTATTTCAATTAGTCAGCGCACCTTACTGTAG
- the LOC123408071 gene encoding MAPK kinase substrate protein At1g80180-like, with translation MAELQRSSQTFRWSGSSGLIWQERLMPEDQNQRNQGAAGEVEVNSLELKELRHFRSIGSWGAVERRCSDGAKRGGMPSDINQAFHSRHVPPALDPRSPKFARCMFCGIFRKEGPSQSSEPRRY, from the coding sequence ATGGCGGAGCTACAGAGATCTTCCCAAACATTTAGGTGGTCTGGTTCATCTGGTCTGATCTGGCAGGAGAGGCTTATGCCTGAAGACCAGAACCAGAGGAATCAAGGGGCAGCTGGGGAGGTAGAGGTCAACAGCTTAGAACTCAAGGAGCTAAGGCATTTCCGTAGCATCGGGTCATGGGGAGCTGTGGAGCGTAGGTGCAGTGACGGTGCCAAGCGCGGTGGCATGCCCAGCGACATCAACCAGGCCTTTCATTCTCGGCATGTTCCGCCTGCTCTTGATCCTCGTTCACCCAAGTTTGCTCGTTGCATGTTCTGTGGAATTTTTAGGAAGGAAGGTCCCTCACAATCTTCCGAACCCAGAAGGTACTAG